One Micromonospora craniellae genomic region harbors:
- the tnpC gene encoding IS66 family transposase, translating into MPGLEELSREELIGLTRRLIVQVEQLTQANRELTDRVARLERLVSRNSGNSGMPPSKDDDPGRTPPAEVSTPVPAAGAGKRSRGKQRGAPGAQLSWSPFPDGIVDHFPGGPCGCGSDLASAADLGVYASHQQVDVPAMTATVTQHDRHAVRCGCGAMHVAARPEGVPDAGVSYGPNLQAWCVYLMVVHAIPVARCADLVAALTGSRPSDGFVHALIGRAAAGVAESNRIIRTLIALAHVVSCDETPIRVGARKVKKYLLVACTRLYTWYLLGDRSLDTFKVFVLPDLTGVVVHDRYQNYDAKIFAHLVHQLCVAHLIRDCQDAAETYPDAHWPIQIRQALQGLVHAANLARAQNLPAIGEHIAGPLIDAYRHGVRIGLKEVARVDGRKQPKHRALLEDLHDREADILRFTTDLRIPPTSNQAERDLRPAKTQQKISGRLTSEKVTEHRYAIRGYVSTVTKHGADVMTAIRDAILGRPWTPPAWAPG; encoded by the coding sequence GTGCCGGGCTTGGAGGAGTTGTCGCGCGAGGAGTTGATCGGACTCACGCGACGGCTGATCGTTCAGGTGGAACAGTTGACCCAGGCGAACCGGGAGTTGACTGATCGGGTCGCGCGGTTGGAACGCCTGGTGTCGCGTAACAGTGGGAACTCGGGGATGCCGCCGTCGAAGGATGATGATCCGGGACGGACGCCGCCGGCGGAGGTGTCCACGCCGGTGCCGGCAGCCGGTGCTGGTAAGCGGTCGCGGGGTAAGCAGCGGGGTGCGCCGGGTGCGCAGCTGTCCTGGTCACCGTTTCCGGACGGCATTGTGGATCATTTTCCGGGCGGGCCGTGTGGATGCGGATCGGATCTGGCATCGGCGGCTGATCTGGGGGTTTACGCCTCGCATCAGCAGGTCGATGTGCCGGCGATGACGGCGACGGTCACCCAGCATGATCGGCACGCGGTGCGCTGCGGGTGCGGGGCGATGCACGTGGCGGCCCGCCCCGAGGGGGTGCCGGACGCAGGCGTCTCGTACGGGCCGAATCTTCAGGCGTGGTGCGTCTATCTGATGGTGGTGCACGCGATTCCGGTGGCCCGGTGCGCTGACCTGGTCGCCGCGTTGACCGGCTCGCGTCCGTCGGACGGGTTCGTCCACGCGTTGATCGGCCGGGCCGCGGCGGGGGTGGCCGAGTCGAACCGGATCATCCGCACGCTGATCGCCCTCGCGCATGTGGTCTCCTGCGACGAGACCCCGATCCGGGTCGGTGCCCGCAAGGTCAAGAAGTACCTTCTGGTCGCCTGCACCCGCCTCTACACCTGGTACCTGCTCGGTGACCGCAGCCTCGACACGTTCAAGGTGTTCGTCCTGCCGGACCTGACCGGGGTGGTCGTGCACGACCGTTACCAGAACTACGACGCGAAGATCTTCGCCCACCTGGTCCACCAACTCTGCGTAGCCCACCTGATCCGCGACTGTCAGGACGCCGCCGAGACCTACCCCGACGCGCACTGGCCGATCCAGATCCGCCAGGCGCTACAGGGACTCGTCCACGCCGCGAACCTCGCCCGCGCACAGAACCTGCCCGCGATCGGCGAACACATCGCCGGCCCGCTGATCGACGCCTACCGGCACGGCGTGCGGATCGGGCTCAAGGAGGTCGCCCGGGTGGACGGCCGTAAACAGCCGAAACACCGGGCACTGCTGGAAGACCTCCACGACCGAGAAGCCGACATCCTGCGATTCACCACCGACCTGCGCATCCCACCCACGTCGAACCAGGCCGAACGCGACCTACGGCCCGCGAAGACCCAGCAGAAGATCTCCGGACGGCTCACCAGCGAGAAGGTCACCGAACACCGCTACGCCATCCGCGGTTACGTCTCCACAGTGACCAAACACGGCGCGGATGTCATGACCGCCATCCGCGACGCCATCCTCGGCCGACCCTGGACACCACCCGCCTGGGCACCCGGCTAA
- a CDS encoding IS3 family transposase, whose protein sequence is MSERYALVAAEKAAFDVTMMCRLVGVSRSGFYEWLDRPPSAGERRRVELTAMIEAVFIGSGRTYGYRRVHAELVRGGVEVDDDLVRRLMGAKGLVPVQVKRRRGLTVPDRAAGPIPDLVGRDFTATVPGVKMVGDITQIDTGEGPLYLASVIDCYSKSVIGWAVDERYPASLVCAAVDMAARRVPLPDGAVFHSDRGSQYTSGDFAATLARHEIRQSVGRTGICFDNAMAESFFGKLKTEWVHHRVFATRADARREIIRFIEGFYNRRRLHSGLGYRPPAEVLDEWFANRQVA, encoded by the coding sequence ATAAGCGAGCGTTACGCGCTTGTCGCTGCGGAGAAGGCTGCCTTCGACGTGACGATGATGTGCCGCCTGGTCGGTGTTTCCCGGTCCGGTTTCTACGAATGGCTGGATCGGCCGCCGTCGGCCGGAGAGCGACGTCGTGTGGAGTTGACCGCGATGATCGAAGCCGTGTTTATCGGCTCGGGCCGCACGTACGGGTATCGGCGTGTGCACGCCGAGCTCGTCCGCGGTGGGGTCGAGGTCGACGATGACCTGGTGCGGCGGCTGATGGGAGCGAAGGGGCTGGTGCCGGTGCAGGTGAAGCGGCGGCGAGGGCTGACCGTGCCGGACCGTGCTGCGGGGCCGATCCCGGACCTGGTCGGCCGGGACTTCACCGCGACGGTGCCGGGCGTGAAGATGGTCGGCGACATCACCCAGATCGATACCGGCGAGGGGCCGTTGTATCTGGCTTCGGTTATCGATTGCTATTCGAAGAGTGTTATCGGGTGGGCGGTCGACGAGCGTTACCCGGCTTCTTTGGTGTGCGCTGCCGTGGACATGGCAGCGCGGCGTGTTCCGCTGCCGGACGGGGCTGTTTTTCATTCCGATCGCGGCAGCCAGTACACGTCCGGCGACTTCGCGGCCACGCTTGCCCGACACGAGATTCGGCAATCAGTCGGGCGGACCGGCATCTGTTTCGATAATGCCATGGCCGAGTCGTTCTTCGGGAAACTGAAGACCGAGTGGGTACATCATCGTGTGTTCGCTACCCGGGCTGACGCACGCCGCGAGATCATCCGGTTCATCGAGGGCTTCTACAACCGGCGTCGGTTGCATTCCGGCCTTGGCTATAGACCGCCGGCCGAAGTTCTCGATGAATGGTTTGCTAATCGTCAAGTCGCATGA
- a CDS encoding transposase: MSKKPAKYSPELRAEAVRSVVEGRRTYAEVARDFGLVAETVRNWVIAEKKRNPGQTDETRDAIDRARVAEMERRIRELEQENAFLKKAAAFFAREQR; this comes from the coding sequence GTGAGCAAGAAACCTGCGAAGTATTCGCCTGAGTTGCGGGCAGAAGCGGTGCGTTCGGTGGTCGAGGGTCGGCGTACCTATGCTGAGGTTGCGCGTGATTTCGGTCTGGTCGCCGAGACAGTCCGGAACTGGGTGATCGCCGAGAAGAAGCGTAATCCTGGGCAGACCGACGAGACGCGGGATGCGATCGATCGGGCGAGGGTCGCGGAGATGGAACGGCGTATCCGTGAGCTGGAGCAGGAGAACGCTTTCTTGAAAAAAGCTGCGGCCTTCTTCGCGAGAGAACAACGATAA
- a CDS encoding asparaginase domain-containing protein, with translation MSGVLGSPQWWTSAAVPGASLTFADTTALATAATRELAAGATGVVVTQGTDTIGTNAGGLAHLRHRWLCHPKAAVTATWVGSAIRRRDGGAVRRVRDWFLGWPRAGAR, from the coding sequence GTGTCCGGAGTTCTCGGGTCACCTCAGTGGTGGACTTCCGCCGCCGTCCCGGGAGCATCCCTCACCTTCGCCGACACCACCGCACTCGCCACCGCCGCGACCCGCGAACTCGCCGCAGGCGCAACCGGAGTGGTCGTCACCCAAGGCACCGACACGATCGGGACGAACGCTGGCGGTCTGGCTCACCTGCGGCATAGATGGCTGTGTCACCCGAAGGCCGCGGTCACGGCCACCTGGGTTGGTTCAGCAATACGGCGGCGCGATGGCGGAGCGGTTCGACGAGTGCGGGATTGGTTCCTTGGCTGGCCGCGTGCAGGAGCTCGGTGA
- a CDS encoding thiopeptide-type bacteriocin biosynthesis protein — MLALLTGTPATLAAARAAVPVAELVEVAERYQAAGRIALTYSAAADNWHQANLTFPDRHTAEHTMARLIGPKLRQAEAAGTTASWWYIRKTPYWRLRLRAEQHQREQLRRFTADILDPLAAQRLITTWSTAIYEPETWAFGGPAGMDVAHRFFHADSNHILSHLDHILVQRDPQPAVLGRRELSLLVCTALLRAADQDWHEQGDVWHRVQQMRPLGPDIPKDRLRNTAGKVHRILTLDTERTTLSGEGHALLDPVQPWLAAANETGAALRDLARSGALRRGLRDVLAHHLIFHWNRFGLTTAAQAVLAHSASTVILPLTDGTPA; from the coding sequence GTGCTGGCCCTCCTCACCGGAACGCCGGCAACGCTGGCAGCCGCCCGCGCCGCGGTCCCCGTCGCCGAACTCGTCGAAGTGGCCGAGCGGTACCAGGCCGCTGGACGTATTGCTCTCACTTACAGCGCAGCAGCCGACAACTGGCACCAAGCCAACCTCACTTTCCCTGACCGGCACACCGCCGAGCACACCATGGCAAGGCTTATCGGCCCGAAACTGCGGCAGGCAGAAGCAGCAGGCACCACGGCATCGTGGTGGTACATCCGCAAGACGCCGTACTGGCGCCTCCGGCTTCGCGCGGAGCAACACCAACGCGAGCAGCTACGACGGTTCACCGCAGACATACTCGACCCGCTGGCAGCACAAAGGTTGATCACGACCTGGTCAACGGCCATCTACGAGCCCGAGACCTGGGCATTCGGCGGCCCCGCCGGTATGGACGTGGCTCACCGATTCTTCCACGCCGACAGCAACCACATCCTTTCTCACCTCGACCACATCCTCGTCCAGCGAGACCCACAACCGGCTGTACTCGGCCGCCGAGAACTGTCGCTGCTGGTCTGCACCGCGCTGCTGCGCGCCGCAGACCAGGACTGGCACGAACAAGGAGACGTCTGGCATCGCGTGCAGCAGATGCGCCCCCTTGGCCCCGACATCCCGAAGGACCGGCTGCGCAACACGGCCGGCAAAGTCCACCGCATCCTCACCCTCGATACAGAACGAACCACCCTGTCGGGCGAAGGTCACGCCCTGCTCGACCCGGTACAGCCGTGGCTCGCCGCCGCGAACGAAACCGGCGCGGCGCTGCGCGACCTCGCGCGTTCCGGCGCCCTACGCCGAGGGCTTCGCGACGTACTTGCCCACCACCTGATCTTTCACTGGAACCGATTCGGCCTCACCACCGCTGCACAGGCGGTACTCGCTCACAGCGCATCCACCGTCATCCTGCCCCTCACCGACGGCACCCCGGCTTAG
- a CDS encoding lanthionine synthetase C family protein has protein sequence MNPAIPPSALRIANEIAAVANRLAAPPTPPPRPEHAQSLAHGAAGITLFHIERALAGTGEWDTAHRWLNAAVRAGVLANTDSSLYHGAPAIAFALHLTNQDRSNRYAKAQRTLDQAVAVLAHRRVDLALHRITRRELPTMAEYDIISGLTGIGAHLLRHDRDDGALQRILLYLVRLTEPVRQNGMTLPGWWTAQDPHAATSPAFPGGHANLGLAHGITGPLALLSHAKRRGIVVDGHLDAIEHICDWLDTWRQDHDTGPWWPQWVTHQDRRTGRPTQPGPLRPSWCYGTPGIARAQQLAGLATGDSNRRHLAEQALVSCVADPRQLEQISDVSLCHGWAGLLTTTWRTATDAATPAITEHLPHLIGQLLQHNETKELGDGLLEGRAGTALALAAIAHGEPSVSGWDTCLLIT, from the coding sequence ATGAACCCCGCAATCCCGCCATCGGCGTTGCGGATCGCCAACGAGATCGCAGCCGTCGCCAACCGCCTCGCGGCACCGCCCACCCCACCACCCCGGCCGGAGCACGCCCAGTCCCTGGCCCACGGAGCTGCCGGTATCACGCTGTTCCACATCGAACGCGCTCTCGCCGGCACCGGCGAATGGGACACCGCCCACCGCTGGCTGAACGCGGCCGTACGCGCCGGCGTACTCGCCAACACCGACAGCAGTCTCTACCACGGAGCACCTGCCATCGCCTTCGCGCTTCACCTCACCAACCAGGACCGAAGCAACCGCTACGCCAAGGCCCAACGCACACTCGATCAGGCGGTCGCCGTGCTTGCGCACCGCCGCGTCGACCTAGCGCTCCACCGCATCACCCGTCGAGAGCTGCCGACGATGGCGGAGTACGACATCATCTCCGGGCTGACGGGTATAGGCGCCCACCTGCTCCGCCACGATCGGGACGACGGCGCCCTCCAACGCATCCTGCTCTATCTCGTCCGACTCACCGAGCCAGTACGCCAGAACGGCATGACGCTGCCAGGCTGGTGGACCGCGCAGGACCCGCACGCAGCCACCTCACCCGCCTTTCCCGGCGGCCACGCCAACCTCGGTCTCGCCCACGGCATCACCGGTCCACTCGCGCTGCTGTCCCACGCCAAGCGACGCGGCATCGTCGTCGACGGTCACCTGGACGCCATCGAGCACATCTGCGACTGGCTGGACACCTGGCGCCAAGACCACGACACCGGCCCCTGGTGGCCCCAGTGGGTCACCCACCAAGACCGCCGTACGGGCCGACCGACCCAACCCGGCCCGCTCCGCCCCTCCTGGTGCTACGGCACCCCCGGAATCGCCCGAGCCCAGCAACTCGCCGGACTCGCAACCGGCGACAGCAATCGCCGGCACCTCGCCGAACAGGCGCTCGTATCCTGCGTCGCTGACCCGCGACAGCTCGAACAGATCAGCGACGTCAGCCTCTGTCACGGCTGGGCCGGCTTACTCACGACAACCTGGCGGACAGCCACTGACGCGGCCACCCCGGCAATCACCGAGCACCTACCGCACCTCATAGGCCAGTTGCTCCAGCACAACGAGACGAAGGAACTCGGCGACGGACTGCTGGAGGGCCGCGCGGGCACCGCCCTCGCCCTGGCCGCCATCGCACACGGCGAACCATCTGTCTCCGGATGGGATACATGTCTACTGATCACGTAA
- a CDS encoding lantibiotic dehydratase, with product MYQVLDALMIRASTHSTAYDLHPWPNLSDGLHAEVVSDWLTAVWSREQLANAITTASPTLAEQVERIRSGQCRDPRQLRRTVASVSRYLLRMTGRSTPFALFAGVAPVALGTVPGVRWGRRHQPVTRADGAWLAAVTTLLEGYPELLRRLPVMLNDLADVREDRVLVPCQRPSTHQDPCGGAPRMVDVSVRRTAAVTALITYARRPIVVANLIHKLRSDFPNGSASSAETAVTRLVQMRVLLTALQPPMTATDGLGHLLTQLAAVDAEAIPEVADTVQALWAVADTMRSHDDGAQADGGVARSSALVEKMNQMRAGSGQPVAVDLRLDGTMTLPETLIRHARTAAEVLTRLTPYPQGLPPWQEYHAAFLERYGVGAVVPLADVVDPAIGLGLPATYRGSDRSVVAAPVSERDRGLLRLAQQATMDGGDEITLDERIVADLAGPDNPVQVPPHVELFVQIHADSPAALRKDRYTLVVSGAARAVGSTTGRFLHLLDPVEQARFRDAYSAVATVRAGAAAAQLSFPPAQASSDHLACAPPMLPMLLSAGEFVDGDKGIRVEDLAVGGDTDGLFLVSLRHRRLIEPTVFNAVEFRHFSHPLARFLCELPRARAAVYMPFSWGAAAALPFLPRIRYGRTVLSPARWNLAADDLPPSAAPWPQWKDALAGWRQRFRLPDRVYLVEADNLLPLDLTENLHQDLLRTHLDRHGHARLDEAPSRHAYQWLDGHAHEVTIPLTSTAPATAAPPVIRVQTAQHDDGHLPGAAAWLYAKLYTGRTVEILRRVPELLAGWSGPVDWWYLPYRDPEAHLRLRIRLQTADDYGPAAARVASWAVRLRHHRLLGRLQLDTYYPETGRYGHGPAMTAAEQVFAADSIAALAEQQAATTRLPLDALAAASLVDIAVAFTGDTATGMRWLTTHLPHEPTPASRAVHTTAVRVADPTDDWAALRTADHTNTVLNVWQQRRAVLADYRDELAPQRDPLSVLPSLLHLHSIRLHGIDPDRERLGRRLARAAALRWCALHPMRPR from the coding sequence GTGTACCAGGTCCTCGACGCGCTCATGATCCGCGCGTCCACCCACTCCACTGCCTACGACCTTCATCCCTGGCCGAACCTCAGCGACGGCCTCCACGCCGAGGTCGTGAGTGACTGGCTGACCGCGGTGTGGAGCCGTGAGCAACTTGCGAACGCCATCACGACCGCAAGCCCGACGCTGGCCGAGCAGGTCGAGCGAATCCGTTCAGGCCAGTGTCGTGACCCGCGTCAGCTCCGCCGAACGGTGGCGTCGGTCTCGCGGTACCTGCTCCGGATGACCGGCCGGAGCACGCCGTTCGCGCTGTTCGCCGGAGTTGCTCCGGTAGCCCTGGGTACCGTACCCGGGGTGCGGTGGGGCCGGCGGCACCAGCCGGTGACCCGAGCCGACGGTGCATGGCTCGCCGCAGTGACGACTCTGCTGGAGGGCTACCCGGAGCTGCTGCGCCGGCTGCCCGTCATGCTCAACGACCTCGCCGACGTCCGTGAGGACCGCGTGCTCGTGCCGTGTCAGCGGCCCTCCACCCACCAGGACCCGTGTGGCGGCGCACCGCGCATGGTTGACGTGTCAGTTCGGCGCACCGCAGCGGTCACGGCCCTGATCACCTACGCGCGTAGACCGATCGTGGTCGCCAACCTGATTCACAAGCTCCGCAGTGACTTTCCGAACGGCTCAGCATCGTCAGCCGAGACGGCAGTCACGCGATTGGTCCAGATGCGGGTGCTGCTCACGGCATTGCAGCCACCGATGACGGCCACCGACGGTCTCGGCCATCTGCTGACGCAGCTCGCGGCCGTTGACGCGGAAGCGATCCCGGAGGTGGCGGATACCGTCCAGGCGCTGTGGGCAGTCGCGGACACGATGCGAAGCCACGATGACGGCGCGCAGGCCGACGGTGGTGTGGCCCGCTCCTCCGCGCTGGTCGAGAAGATGAACCAGATGCGCGCCGGCTCGGGCCAGCCGGTCGCGGTAGATCTGCGGCTCGACGGCACCATGACGCTGCCGGAGACGCTGATCCGGCACGCCCGCACAGCCGCAGAGGTGCTGACCCGGTTGACGCCGTATCCGCAAGGGCTACCGCCATGGCAGGAGTACCACGCCGCGTTCTTGGAGCGCTACGGCGTCGGCGCCGTCGTCCCACTCGCGGACGTGGTCGACCCGGCGATCGGACTCGGCCTGCCCGCCACCTACCGAGGATCAGACCGATCGGTCGTCGCCGCCCCGGTCAGCGAGCGGGACCGGGGCCTGCTGAGGTTGGCGCAGCAAGCGACGATGGATGGCGGTGACGAGATCACGCTCGACGAGCGAATCGTCGCTGACCTCGCCGGCCCCGACAACCCGGTGCAGGTGCCGCCGCACGTGGAGCTGTTCGTCCAGATCCACGCGGACAGCCCGGCGGCACTGCGCAAGGACCGGTACACGCTGGTCGTCTCCGGCGCGGCCCGCGCCGTCGGGTCAACCACCGGCCGATTCCTGCATCTGCTTGACCCAGTCGAGCAGGCCCGATTCCGGGACGCCTACTCGGCCGTCGCGACGGTGCGCGCCGGAGCGGCTGCTGCCCAACTGTCGTTCCCGCCAGCGCAGGCATCCTCCGACCACCTCGCCTGTGCACCGCCGATGCTGCCGATGCTTCTGTCTGCGGGCGAGTTCGTCGACGGGGACAAGGGGATTCGTGTCGAGGACCTCGCGGTCGGCGGCGACACCGACGGACTGTTCCTGGTGTCGCTTCGCCACCGCCGACTGATCGAGCCCACGGTGTTCAACGCTGTCGAGTTCCGCCATTTCAGCCATCCGTTGGCCCGGTTCCTCTGCGAGCTGCCGCGGGCGCGGGCGGCGGTCTACATGCCGTTTTCGTGGGGCGCCGCAGCGGCGCTACCGTTCCTGCCCCGCATCCGATACGGCCGCACCGTACTTTCCCCGGCCCGGTGGAACCTCGCCGCCGACGATCTGCCACCGTCAGCCGCGCCCTGGCCTCAGTGGAAGGACGCGCTCGCCGGGTGGCGGCAGCGGTTCCGCCTGCCTGACCGGGTGTATCTGGTGGAAGCGGACAACCTTCTGCCGCTGGACCTCACCGAGAACCTGCACCAGGACCTTCTCCGCACACATCTTGACCGGCACGGCCACGCCCGGCTGGACGAAGCCCCGTCCCGGCACGCCTACCAGTGGCTGGACGGTCACGCCCACGAGGTCACCATCCCGTTGACGTCCACCGCCCCGGCCACGGCAGCACCACCCGTGATCCGCGTCCAGACCGCACAGCACGACGACGGACACCTGCCCGGGGCCGCAGCATGGCTGTACGCGAAGCTGTACACGGGGCGGACCGTGGAGATCCTTCGCCGAGTACCTGAGCTGCTCGCTGGCTGGAGCGGTCCCGTCGACTGGTGGTACCTGCCCTACCGTGACCCGGAAGCTCATCTGCGGCTACGAATCCGGCTACAGACCGCTGACGACTACGGCCCCGCCGCCGCCCGGGTCGCTTCCTGGGCCGTCCGACTGCGGCACCATCGACTCCTCGGCCGGCTACAACTGGACACCTACTACCCCGAGACCGGACGGTACGGCCACGGCCCGGCGATGACCGCCGCCGAACAGGTCTTCGCCGCCGATTCCATTGCCGCCCTGGCCGAGCAACAGGCCGCCACAACCAGGCTGCCGCTGGACGCGCTCGCCGCCGCCAGCCTCGTCGACATCGCGGTCGCCTTCACCGGCGACACCGCCACCGGAATGCGGTGGCTCACCACCCACCTGCCTCACGAGCCCACGCCGGCCTCACGCGCCGTCCACACCACCGCCGTCCGCGTGGCCGACCCCACCGATGACTGGGCGGCCCTCCGCACCGCCGACCACACCAACACAGTGCTGAACGTCTGGCAGCAGCGCCGTGCCGTGCTCGCCGACTACCGGGACGAACTCGCCCCGCAACGCGACCCGCTATCCGTCCTACCTTCCCTACTGCACCTGCACAGCATCCGCCTGCACGGCATCGACCCCGACCGCGAACGCCTGGGTCGCCGGCTGGCGCGGGCCGCCGCGCTACGGTGGTGCGCCCTCCATCCCATGAGGCCGCGATGA
- a CDS encoding FxLD family lanthipeptide, whose amino-acid sequence MPTTTLTAPATTGETDTEEDLFDLDISLIESGPVIPELMRSTSDNCGKTCASACTSCKS is encoded by the coding sequence ATGCCCACCACGACCCTGACCGCACCCGCCACGACCGGCGAGACGGACACCGAAGAGGACCTGTTCGATCTCGACATCAGCCTCATCGAGTCCGGGCCGGTGATCCCGGAGCTGATGCGCAGCACCAGCGACAATTGTGGCAAGACCTGCGCGTCGGCCTGCACGAGCTGCAAGTCCTGA
- the fxlM gene encoding methyltransferase, FxLD system: MANAAVADSAQADALRHALVEELVTAGSIASLEVAAAFRTVPRHLFAPEVPLQEAYANDIVRTKRDEHGVTISSVSAPWLQAVMLEQAQIGPGMRCLEIGSGGYNAALMAELVGPDGEVTTVDIDADVTDRARRFLDTAGYGHVNVVLADAEHGVPQHAPFDRIIVTVGVFDVPPAWWTQLAEGGRIVVPLRVRGLSRSLALVRDGDHLVSVGHEMAGFVAVQGVGARAERLVTLHGEEVGLRFDDDQPVEAEGLREALRLPRVQAWSGVTFGGMEPFDGLFLWLATSLDRFCLLSRARTDAARGLVDPASPIATPTLLSRDGFAYVAFREVDPQTQTYEFGVYAHGVDAEGLAATLIEQIRLWDHEHRRGAAAKFTIYPASVPVARVPGVRVVPKRHTTVTISWP, from the coding sequence GTGGCGAATGCGGCCGTTGCTGACTCGGCACAGGCAGACGCTCTGCGGCATGCACTGGTCGAGGAACTTGTGACTGCGGGCTCGATCGCATCGTTGGAGGTGGCGGCAGCGTTCCGGACGGTACCCCGGCACTTGTTCGCTCCCGAGGTGCCGCTGCAAGAGGCGTACGCGAACGACATCGTCCGCACGAAGCGCGATGAGCATGGAGTGACGATCAGCTCGGTTTCGGCGCCGTGGTTGCAGGCGGTGATGTTGGAACAAGCGCAGATCGGCCCGGGGATGCGATGCCTGGAGATCGGTTCTGGGGGTTACAACGCGGCGTTGATGGCGGAGCTGGTCGGGCCGGATGGTGAGGTCACGACGGTCGACATCGACGCCGATGTGACCGACCGGGCTCGCCGGTTTCTGGACACCGCCGGGTACGGGCACGTCAACGTCGTGCTGGCCGATGCCGAGCACGGTGTCCCGCAGCATGCGCCGTTCGATCGGATCATCGTGACGGTTGGCGTGTTCGACGTGCCGCCTGCGTGGTGGACTCAGCTGGCGGAGGGAGGCCGGATCGTCGTGCCGCTGCGGGTTCGAGGATTGAGCCGTTCGCTGGCGCTGGTCCGTGATGGCGATCATCTCGTCAGTGTCGGGCACGAGATGGCCGGCTTTGTCGCGGTGCAGGGTGTCGGAGCGCGGGCCGAGCGACTGGTGACGTTGCACGGCGAGGAGGTGGGCCTGCGGTTCGACGATGACCAGCCGGTGGAGGCCGAGGGGCTGCGGGAGGCGCTGCGTCTGCCCAGGGTGCAGGCATGGTCGGGGGTGACGTTCGGCGGCATGGAGCCTTTCGACGGGCTGTTCCTGTGGCTGGCCACCAGCCTGGACCGATTCTGCCTGCTCAGCCGTGCGCGCACCGATGCTGCCCGCGGCTTGGTTGATCCGGCGTCGCCGATCGCCACGCCAACACTGTTGAGCCGAGACGGCTTCGCGTATGTCGCGTTCCGTGAGGTCGATCCGCAGACGCAGACCTATGAGTTCGGTGTCTACGCGCATGGTGTGGACGCGGAGGGCCTCGCCGCGACGCTGATCGAGCAGATCCGCTTGTGGGATCACGAGCACCGGCGCGGTGCTGCCGCGAAGTTCACCATTTACCCCGCGTCGGTGCCGGTCGCGCGGGTGCCCGGTGTGCGGGTCGTCCCGAAACGGCATACGACCGTCACGATCTCCTGGCCCTGA
- a CDS encoding phosphotransferase enzyme family protein, translating into MRAEEAINVVRSAATRAGIPAHDAAIVRVGENGVVLLPAAGVLARVVPIRTIGTEFRRETDVAAWLAEQQVPVVRPVRPEPITIGQHVVSLWEYLPDSRPADLVTLAESLRHLHSVPLPTNLLPQLTPFDRFEERLTSGVDLDPNDHALLCQLRDELSTQWALTVFAIGDAVLHGDAHMDNLLVTDSGRIAFVDLETVCIGPPEWDLTLTALYYECGWYSEEDYRRFVLTYGFDVRRSPSWPMLRLIRMLRMTLWLAQSADNDPQRRRQLRHRINTLRDGSAPTGWTGY; encoded by the coding sequence GTGCGCGCGGAAGAGGCGATCAACGTAGTGAGATCAGCAGCCACCAGGGCTGGCATCCCGGCTCATGATGCCGCAATAGTGCGAGTTGGCGAGAACGGCGTGGTCTTGCTGCCAGCCGCCGGCGTGCTGGCAAGAGTGGTGCCAATTCGGACCATCGGAACAGAATTTCGCCGTGAGACCGACGTCGCTGCCTGGCTGGCAGAACAGCAGGTGCCCGTGGTTCGCCCCGTACGACCGGAACCCATCACCATCGGACAGCATGTGGTGTCCTTATGGGAGTACCTTCCCGATAGCCGGCCGGCCGACCTGGTCACGCTCGCCGAATCCTTGCGTCACCTTCATTCCGTCCCCCTGCCGACGAATCTGCTACCCCAACTGACACCGTTTGATAGGTTCGAGGAGCGGCTAACATCAGGAGTCGACCTCGATCCCAACGACCATGCCCTTTTGTGCCAACTTCGCGACGAACTCTCGACACAGTGGGCACTTACAGTATTCGCTATCGGGGACGCCGTCCTGCATGGCGACGCTCACATGGACAATCTTCTGGTCACGGACAGCGGACGGATAGCGTTCGTGGACCTGGAAACGGTGTGTATCGGGCCGCCAGAATGGGACCTGACCCTGACCGCCCTCTACTATGAGTGCGGATGGTACTCGGAGGAGGATTACCGCAGATTCGTCCTAACGTACGGATTCGACGTTCGCCGCAGCCCATCGTGGCCGATGCTGCGGCTGATTCGCATGCTGAGGATGACCCTTTGGCTCGCCCAGTCGGCAGACAATGACCCGCAGCGACGGCGTCAGCTAAGACACCGCATCAACACGCTGCGAGACGGAAGCGCACCTACCGGCTGGACCGGCTACTGA